In the Spirochaetia bacterium 38H-sp genome, GGCACAGGCACAAGAGTACCCACAGCGGATGCACATATAACCAAGGGCAAAACAGCAGTCATCTGTGATGCTGGCAGAACAGGCAGCCAACAGAGTGTACAGGGCTTTGAACCAGAAGCAGAAATATACAAGCTTGTAAACGCACTGCCCGCAAGAAACCACACAACATGGGAAAAACCGGCACTAAGAGGCATACTAGTAGAAACAGACGCGGAAGGAAGAGCAATAAATATTGAGACAATATACAGAGAATGCACCCCTCCAACGGAGAATGAGCATTGAGATATATCTGCTATTTCTTGGCCTTTGAAGCTAGCTTATTTATTACAACAGGAATATCCTCGAGAGGAAGCTCCATATGTAGGACACCCAGCTCACTGGCAGCTCTTGGCATACCATAGACCACACAAGATTCCTCGTCCTGACCTATAGTTATACCGCCCTGTCTATAGACCTCACCTATCATCCTAGCTCCGTCCCGCCCCATACCTGTCATAATCACAGAAATACTTCTGTTCTGGTATATTCTTGCAACAGACTCAAAAAGTACATCTGCAGAAGGCCTGTGACCATTTACAGGAGGGTCTTTGGAAAGTCCTACAAAAACCTCAGAGCCCCTCTGCTCTGCAAACAGATGATAATCTCCTGGAGCTACATACACATGTCCCGGTTCTAGCTTATCTCCGTTAACAGCCTCCGTAACTGTTACTGCACAATGGCGGTCAAGACTCTCTGCAAACTCCTTAGTAAAACCAGGAGGCATATGCTGCACAAGAAGCACAGGCAAAGAGAAGTCCTCATCCAATTTGCTAAGCAAAAACCGCACCGCACTTGGCCCTCCTGTAGAAACACCTATGGCAAGCACCTCCGGGATATCCGGCTTTCTTAGCGGAGTTATGGACTCCTTTTTTTGCTTAATCTTCGGACTTATGGAGATAAACCCCAGCTCCTGCCCGGAAACAACACGGCTTACAGGAGGAGCCGTTTCTGCCATCCGTCTTGGTGGGGCAGTCATTTTGTTAAAAGCAGCATCACCTCTTTGCCTTCTGTACTTCCTGCCATACCCTCTTACCATCTCCTGCAAAGTCTCCGCAACTACATGAATATCCGGGGATATGGGACCAGAAGGCTTGGTAATAAAATCACTTGCACCCAGTGCAAGCGCATCCATCGTTATCTTAGCCCCCTTCTCAGCCCGGGAAGAAAGAATTACAACAGGAATATCAATACCGGCTTCTTTTCTCCTGCGGAGAAACTCAAGACCATCGACCTTAGGCATCTCAAGATCAAGAACAATAACATCGGGCTTAAGCTTGGGAATTTTGTCCATCGCAAAACCACCATGCATGGCGGTACCTACGACAATAATATCATTCGTTTCATCAAGGATTTTACTTATAAGACTCCGCATAAGAGCGGAATCATCTACAATCAAGACCTTAATCCTACCCTCAGCCATCACTAAACCCTTTTCCTATATACAGAACCCCAATCAGTTTTTACAAACTCAAAACCAGTATTCATACCAAAAAGCGACTCGGAATGTCCTATAAAAAGATAAGAATACGACCCCATAGAATCCCACAATCTGTTGATTGTAGCTTTTTGTGCAGCTTCATCAAAATAGATAAGAACATTCCTACAAAAAACTATATCCATATTTCTAAGGCCACTGTCATTCTTAAGATTATGATAATCAAACTGTATCTTCTCTCTTATAAATCCTTTTATATGATAACCCTTCTCAACCTTCTCAAAATACTTCTCAAGATATTTATCTGGAATACCAGCAACCTTTGCATCGTTGTAAAAACCTTCTCTTGCAACAAGAAGAACTGTTAAACTTATATCGGAGCCAATTATCTTAAAATCAAATTCCGAAGGAAGAAGCTCCGACAACAACATAGCTATGGTATACGGCTCTTCTCCTGTAGAACAGCCTGCACTCCATATGTTGATATGACGCTCACCTCTTTTTTTCTTATATTCTATTATATCTGGTACAACATGATTGATAAAAATATCCCAATGCGCATTGTTTCTAAAAAATCTAGTAAGATTTGTAGTTACAGAATCGAGAAAATCTCTGGTCTCATCCTTGCTGGAAACAACTTTATTGTAATACTCCTCCGGAGTAGAAAGGCCTGTTACCCTGAGACGATCTTTTATTCTGCTTTCAAGCACAGCTCTGTTATTGCTATTAAAAGTTATTCCGCTCTCATTATATATAAAGTCAGAATATTTTTTAAAAAGCTCATCGGATAAAAAAGACATAACAACTCCGTAAATAAAGTTTAGGTTTTAGTTTCGTCCGTTGTCAAGAAAGCATTGACAATAAAAACTAGTGTATGAAATAGTATAAAAAGTTTAATATAAGAAAAGGGAAAAAAGATGGGAAAGTATATATTTGTCACAGGCGGAGTATGTTCCAGCTTAGGTAAAGGCATAGCAGCATCTTCTATAGGAAGCCTTCTAGAACTTAGGGGGCTGACAGTAAGAATGATTAAGATAGATCCGTATCTCAATGTGGACGCAGGAACCATGAGCCCTTTTCAACATGGCGAAGTTTATGTTACGGATGACGGTGCAGAAACGGATCTAGATCTTGGCAATTATGCAAGATTCACACATTCCCCTTTATCCAGAGATAACTCCATAACCACAGGTCAGATATATCAGGAAACAATACGGATGGAGCGTGAAGGACGATTTCTGGGAAGAACAGTACAGGTTATTCCTCACATAACGGATAGAATAAAGCACAGGATAAAGAGTATAGGCGATTCTAGCGATACGGATATAACCATCGTAGAAGTCGGAGGAACTGTAGGTGACATCGAGTCTTTTCCATTTCTAGAAGCAGAAAGACAGATGATTCATGAGAAGGGGCATAATAAAGTCCTGTCCATACATCTTACGCTTGTACCAATGGTATCGGGAGGAGAGCTCAAAACAAAACCAACACAACACTCTGTAAAAGAGATGCAGGGCATAGGTATACAACCTGATATATTGTTATGCAGAGCCCCCCATATCTTGGATGACGATATGAGAAAAAAAATAGCCCTCTTTACCAACGTAGAACCAGGAGCAGTCATATCTGCATATGATGTAGAACATACTATCTATCAAATCCCAATAATATTTAAAGAACAAAGACTTGACGATATAATTCTGGAAAAACTTGGAATAGAAGCAAAACAACCGGACCTTTCTCAATGGGAAAGAGTAGTACAAGTTTTTAGCTCATCGGAAGAAAAGGTTACAATAGGGTTTGTAGGTAAATATATAGACCTGGGAGATGCGTATAAGTCCGTAGACGAAGCATTATACCACGGAGGGATAGCAAACAACTGCAAAGTGGAGCTCAAAAAAATCGATGCAGAATTATTGGAAAAATCGGATAACCTTGAAGCATACTTTAAGAATGTAGATGCTATAATTGTTCCTGGTGGATTTGGGCAGAGAGGCATAGAAGGTATGATAAGAACAGCAGAGTGGGCAAGAAAAAACAATATTCCATATCTTGGAATATGCCTAGGTATGCAGATAATGGTGATAGAATACGCAAGAAACGTACTTGGATTAAAAGAAGCGGACAGCACGGAGTTTTCTCCTTCCACACCTCATCCAGTAGTAAGCCTTCTAGAAGAACAGATAGATATAACAATGATGGGTGGAACAATGCGCCTTGGGAAATACACCGCAGAACTTGCCGAAAATAGCAAACTCAGAGAGATATATAAGAGTAATATAATAGAAGAAAGACACAGACATAGATATGAGTTTTCCAACAAATACAGAGAGCAGCTTTCCGCTGCAGGCATGAAAATAGCAGGCATATGCCCGGACAACAACCTCGTAGAAGCAGTAGAATGGGAGGGGCACCCGTGGGGAATAGGTGTACAATTCCATCCGGAGTTCAAATCCAGACCAATGGAACCTCATCCTCTTTTTGCAGGATTTATAGGTGCTGCTTTGGAAAACAAAAGAAACAAAAAAAGCATGGAACTATTTTGATGAACAAATATCTTTTTCCCGTACTGATAACTCTAATAACTGCATCTTGCAGCTTTGATTATTCGGAAGCACAATGGGAAAAAGAAGGAGAAGAGTACCCAGGTCTTGTTATAAACAACTTCAGACACACTGTGGTAAGAAACAGCAATATCCTAGCAAAAATACAGGCAGAAGAAGCAAAAGAATACAGAGAAAGCAACATTCTTGTTCTGAGTCAGGTGTATTTTGCAGAATTAGACGATAAAGGCAAAATAACAAGAGAAGCTACTGCAGATCAAGGCAAGTACAACAAGGCAACAGAGGACATAGAAATTACAGGGAAGGTAATACTAAAAGATTTTTCTGAAAACTTTACTTTAGAAGGACATAATTTATCATATTCTAAAAATAACCATACCATAAAAGCACCAGAAGAAACCGAAATATCCATAAAAAAAGAAAATTACTACATAACAGGAAAAGGCTTCTCCGCTGATACAAAAGAAATGAAAATTAATTTTGACAAAAAGCCGGAAGGCCATTATGAAGAGAACTAGTTTAATTACTGTTTTTATTCTTACAACAAGCACTCTCATCTTTGCAGAAGATTTCTTTTTCTCTGCTGACAACCTGGAAGCAACCCTTGCAAAAGGTAAAGAAAAAACAATACTCTCGGGAAACGCCATAGTAAACGCCGGAAGCAAAAAAATGACAGCTGACAAGATAGAACTGTCTGGTACTGATTTTAGATACGTCAGGTGTATAGGAAATGTAAGATTTTCTGACTCAGAAGATGGAATTTTAATACAGGCCCAACAGCTTTTCTTTGACAGAGACAAAGAACTGTCCCACATAGAAGGCAACATCATACTTGAGGACAAAAAAAACAATACAGTAATAAAAGCAGAGATAATAGACTACGATCAGAAAAACAAGCAGGCTTTTATACAGATAAACGTAAGACTTTTTAAAGAAGATATAACAGGCAGAAGCGAGTTTGCAAAGTACAACAGAGATAAAAAAATCCTTACACTATCCGGTTCCCCCATATTGTACAAAGGAGAAGACAAATATAGCGCAGAAAGAGTAATCGTGGATCTCGAGACAAAAGACGTTACAATGGAAGGGAAAATAGAGGGACAAATAATCCAGAAAAAGAAATCAGAGAACACTTCTCAGGGAGAAAACTAGTGAATACACATACTCTGGGAGCAGAAAATCTGATAAAACGATTTGGCAAAAAAACTGTTGTAAACGGTGCATCAATAGAGATGAAGACCGGAGAAATAGTAGGCCTCCTTGGTCCAAACGGTGCAGGAAAAACTACTATATTTTATATGATAGTGGGCTTTCTAAAACCCGATAGGGGCAGAGTGTTTTTTGACCACCATGACATTTCAAAACTTCCCATGTACAAGAGAGCAAGACTGGGCATCTCTTATCTGCCACAGGAAGCTTCTGTGTTCCGTAGACTCACAGTAGAAGAAAACATCAAGGCAATTCTTGAAGCACGAGGCGACCTAGACAAAAAAGAAATAGAAGAAAAGCTTACATCATTGCTTGATGAGATGGGCATAACACACATAAAAAAACAAAAAGCCTATACGCTCTCCGGAGGAGAAAGAAGAAGAACAGAGATAGCAAGAGCACTTGCAATCGAACCCAATTTTCTATTGCTTGATGAACCTTTTGTAGGAATTGACCCAATAGCAGTGTACGAAATAAAAGAAATAATAAAACAGCTTTCAAGAAAAAATATAGGTATACTAATAACAGACCATAACGCAAGAGACACACTGGAAATAACATCAAGATCATACATAATAGATAAAGGCACAATTTTGGTAGAAGGTGACAGTAAATATATCTCAGAACATTCTCATGTACGAGAGATATACCTGGGAAAAAACTTTGAACTCTAATCAGGTTTCTTTAAAATACATAGCCAGATGAATCTGGGAAGATATAGATTTACCTGGTCCAAGTGCTATCAATCCTAATTCCGGATGATTGAAAGTATTGGCAGGGGCTGTCACAGGCTCTAGAGCAACAGAAGTCCTGTCTGGAGGGACAAACAATTGAAACCCTTTGAGCAGCTCACCATTAAACTCAATTCTCAACATACAGAAAGGCGTTTCTAGAGAAGCCCATCCGGAAGGACAGGCCAAGAACATATCATAGTCATACTCACCCAAATTTCTACCTTTTCTAAAATCATATCTGGTGTTTTCAACACTTCTTAAGACACCTGTAGCACAAAATCTTGCATCTGTTTCTGCATACTTAGACGCAGGTATTGTCAAAATAACATCGTCTATTTTCTTTGTTCCCGGCAAAGAAAAATAAGGATGCCAGCCAAATGTAAGAGGAGCAGAGGTTTTACCGGTATTCTTTATGTCAACTTGGATATCCACCCTGTCAGGACTTACTTGATAAGTAATCACAAGCTTTAATAAAAACGGATATCCGGGGTGAGTACCATCGGTTTGGTAAAAGAGCCTTATCCACTGAGCACTTGGACTTTTGCTGGAAGATATCCTCTCCATACTTTGTCTATATAAAAAACCATGTATAGCATCCCTTTCTTCATTTATCTCCAGCTGATATTGAACATCGTCCCATGTATATTTGCCATCGGGAATTCTATCGTTAAAAGGGAAAAGGAAGCGCCCCCTAAACCATGGATTTGCAACAAGTTCTTCGTCACTGTCATCATGCAAAACCGGGAAAGGCCGCCCTTCTCTAATAAATTCAATCTGCCTAATCATTCCTCCAAGCTCCGGCACCAGAACAAGTCTGGGCAACCAGTCTCCTCCCAACTCCACAAAAGAAGGCAGCCTTTCTATTCTCCCGGAATTGCTCATTACTAACCCTGTCTATTCAAAAAGTGCTTTGTATACCTGAGGATCATATAGCTTAAAGTCAAACTCCCTCACATACTCATAAGGGCCCCTGTCCTCAAGTATTCTTACAAGAGGAGCAATAATCTCCTCCTGAGAAGAAAAAGCCTTTATGGACTTGAGCTTTTTATTAAACATCTCAGTCCTTGCACATATCTCTATAGTGGGCGGAGAAACAAAATCACAGTAGGCAGCAAGCTCATAGACGGCCGGAAAAAAATCCCTACCCTTTCCAAGCTCTGGCCATATCTGGTTGTTGGCATGAAAAAGAGAAATAATCGCTTCCTCATGTGCGACCTTGTGATCAGGATGATAATCGCTATCAGCCATTATAAACACTCTTGTTGGTTTTAACTTTCTAAACCAATATGTAAAAGAATTCTGGAGTCCCACATACCCTGCAATAGCTGCAGCCTCATCCTTCTGTGCTGCACGTCTGCCTTGATACAGGCGAAGCCCTCCATCTGGAAAACCCAGCCATTTTACTTCATCTACTCCCAGGAGAGCAAATGCAGCATTTGTCTCTTTTCTCCTTATCTCTTTTATGTTATCTCTCTGCTCCTCTGTACAATATCCCATGGAGCCATCAGTTACGATGAGAACGTCAACAGATACTTTATTCATAAGAGCCCATTGAATAAGAAGAGCACCACCTATTATAACATCATCATCATGAGGAGAAATAAAGAGCCACTTCTCATCTCTGCCCTGCCAATCTTTAAAGTGTTTATCGGGTACAGATTCTCTTATAACCTCACCCGTCTTAGGATTTCTGCTTTTTAACATATCAACTCCTATCAACCTGTAAACTCGTTTCCTATCTTCCTTGCCCTCTGCGGCTTATCAAGATTTATATCCAATCTCACTCCTGCTTCCACAAGCAGGTTCCAACCTGCTACAAGAAGGAGGTAAGGATTGAGCTCTCCAGCATCGGGGATAACAAAAGTAGGGAACATAGTTTCTCTGGAAGCTATAGCTACAACATTTATTCCCACACCATCTGCAAGAGCTTTCTTTACCTTTTCTTCCAATTCCACAAATGGTTCTATAAGAATGAGGGTTTCCTCTGGATTCATAACCTCTTCTATGCCGTGCACTGCATAAGTACCCTCAAGAAAATCCGATTTTTTCCTTGTAATCTCATTGGTCTTTAGCGTAAGCTCTTCGGCAACCCCGTCGTTTCTTCCGGCAAAATACAACATGGGAGCATCAGCAACCATTCTTACAAAATCTTCGTCAAGCTCTGTCCACAGAACCTTATCTATAAGCTCAGAAAGCTCATCACCCTTTGTAAAAGGCTTATTATTCTTAGCAGAAAAAAGAACATCATAGAACAAAGCCTGTTCTACCACAGACTTTGTAGCAGCAACAGCTTCTTCATTGCCGCAGCCAAGAATGTACTTGCTATCACACATATCCGCAATAGGAGTATTATCATGGGCTACAACAGCACAGGTAGAAGCTTTGATGTTGTTTTCCTGCATATATTTAAGCAATCCTACCCCCTCTGCAGTCTTCCCGGAATTGGATGCAACAAACACGCTCGTATTATCAAGCATGTACTCTTTGCTCTGGGTAGCTCCATCTGTTATAAAAACTTGGCCAAAGCCGCTTCTAAGCGCCTTTGCACGCAACTGTTTTGCAGGAAAAATTCTAGAAGACCCCTCTCCTGTGAGCAGAACCCTGTTATAATCAAGAGGATAGCCGGTAACCCTGTCATAAGGAAAATTCTTTACAACAAAAGCAGTCTCAGCCATTTCCTTTACAAGAGAAAACTGCGTATATCTCTTATCATCTCTTTTCATAAAAACCTCCATGTGCTTAGAAAAGCACTGCATAATCCTCAAGCTCACCCACAAGCGGGGCAAGATAATCAATAAAGGCATCTGTAACATAGCTGCCACTCTCGGCAATAAACTCATCCGGCATGGGCTTGGTCTTTCTTGCAACCTCTGAGAGAGCAATCTCACCATGTCCCCACTTGTATGGAACAGAAGAAAGTCTCTCTATTGTAACCATAACCCCACTCTTGCCTGCCATAGCATAGTTCACTGCAGTTTGTCCGCAGGAATACGCCTCTTCTCTATCTATCAAAGACACCCTGTCGGATGCACACATAGGAAGAGACTCTGTGATCTGAAATTCTCCTCTCACGCCAAGCGACTCACGTATAAGCTTATGCAAAGAAAGAGCAGCAGAAGCACCGCCCATAGCACCAAACTCCGGATTTTTAAAAGAATCGGTTACCTGTGTTGCAGATACAGGAGTACCGTCATCCCATAAAGCTCCCTCGCCTATAACAATAGAACACCATCCATATCGCGCTATAACATCCTCAACCTCTGTAATAACCTTATCCCTTACAAGAGGCCTCTCCGGAATATATATAAGATGCGGAGCATCCTGTTCTCTCTTTTTTGCAAGTGCAGCAGAAGCAGCAAGCCAGCCAGCATCACGTCCCACGGTCTGATGAACAACAAACTTATCCACACGCTGCATATCTGCAGCAAGCCTTCCTCCCTGCAAAACAGAGAGAGCAACATAACGAGCAGCGGACGGAAACCCAGGTGTATGGTCGGTACCAAAAAGATCGTTATCCACAGTCTTGGACACACCAACTCCGCGCAGCTCATATCCCACAGAACGACAATACTGCTCAACACGATTTATAGTATCCATAGTATCATTTCCGCCTATGAGAAAGAAATATCGGATATTATGCTTCTCTAAGAGCTCCTTGATAGTAGGCAAATCATCATCCGTAAGCTTCTTACGCGTAGAACCCAGCGCAGAACCCGGAGTATGCTTAAGCTTTTTAAGATGCCCCCTGTCAAAAGTACCAAAATCCACAAGCTCACCGGCCATAAATCCCTCTATACCATACTTCATGCCATAAACATGCCCGATATCAGACTGAGAAAGAGCAGCCTCGACAACACCCAAAAGACTAGCGTTTATCACAGCGGTAGGCCCGCCCGACTGCCCTACAAGAGCATTACCTTTCATCTTCTCCTCCATGGTTTTAAAAATAAACTAATTATTCTATTTATTACAATGAATAATATCTTATACTTAACTTATAATATTACTATCGCAATTTGTCAAGAAAAATCTTAGGCAATTCTAAAAATACCTTAAACCGAACGCGGCAGGCGGAAAGCCTGCCGCTTTTTTCTAACTTCATTATAAAAAAAGGCCGCCTGTGAGGCGGCCGTTCGGTATAAAATAAAAACTTATGCTGTGAGAATATTTACAACAATTATAAAACTAGTCAGCACTATGATAAAGCCCGCAAGTATCAGCCATGCAAGCTTGGAACCCCAATTGAGCGTAAACCCTACACCAAAGCGTTTCTCAACAAACACAGAAGGGTCATCCGGATTGTAGTAAAACACGCCGGCCTTCCAGTACTTGTCCTCATCCGGCATTTGAGCTGCTTTTTTTATGCCTGACTGTTTTGATGTAATCCTGCTCCCGAGTTGCCCTGTATTTATGGACAAAATTATAGCCCAAAGGACAATCCCAATCGTCCATGTAAAAATAATTACAAACTGTACAGAAGGTCCAAGAGAAAAAGCAGCGGACAGAGGGAACATCATAAAAAGAAGGCATAGCGCCAATCCGCCGAATACGGTAAAAATGCTCCATCGTTTTCTAAAAACAGATTGCTGTTGAGCACTGAGTTTGGGGTTAGAAGGATCAAGCCTTACCCTTGTAAATCGCATGCTAAGATAGACAAATCCCATGATAAGACAGATAAACCCCTGCATAAGAACAGGCCATAGCAAAAAGCCTATACCCTTTTCTATAAAGATGACAGGATTCCCCTGTATATCATAGCGCAAAGGAACGCTATCCGGTATTCTATCCCAAAACACAGAAGGGATTATGAGAGTAAGAGCAATTACTGGAAGATACAGAAGAAAATACCATGGCGATACCAGATTCTTTTTTATTTCTGGCATGGTCATTGCAACCTGCGGCAAAACCTGTGCCCAATTTCTCTGCTCTTTTGTTTTTTTAAGCTTGCTGTGGTTTATATAATAAGCTATGGCTGCAAATACAAGTGTAAGCGTAAAACTCAGGATATATGTATTAAAAAGCAAGGCATCTTCCGCCTTCATTATTGCAGAGACAAGGATAGGAAAAATCGCCACGCCGGATACCAACATAATAAAAAAATAATTTTTATTAAGCCTCTTTACAATACGCTTTACCTCCTCCGTATCCGGAAGGTTTATGCCAAAGGCTTCCGAAGAAGGAAGCAGAAAGGGGGTAATGGCAAGAACAGCCCATAGAATCAACCACTGAACAATAAGAAATATTGATAAAATAGTCATACACATTCCTCCGGTTTTATTTTATATCTTTTTTAGACCACTGCTCATCCAGTCGCTTTATAAGCTCTGCTTTTTCCACACCACGTGCAATGCAAATTGCAGCCATGCGTTCAAGCTCGTAATCCAATTTTTTGTAGAAAGCCAGATCAGGAGCAGGTATACCCGATGCATTAACAAAGACACCGCTGGGAGTCATAACAAGAAAGCCATCATCAGCCAAAAGCTTATAAGCCTTGTTTACTGTATGCAAATTTATACCAAGGTCGCCTGACAACTCTCGTATGGACGGAAGTTTATCACCTGGTCTGAGCTTTTTCTCTGCAATAAAAGAGATAATCTGATCTGCAAGTTGCCTATATATAGGAATATCAGACGAAAAATCAACTGACCACAACATATCATACCCTTATATCTGTTATATAACAAATATAACAGATATCGCAAATTTAGTCAACCCTGGCAATTCTTATAAGAGCAGAAGGCTGCCACTCATCGTATAATTCCAAACAAATACTGTAAAAAAACCGCAACCTGTCATAAGACATCGTTGCGGGGGGTATGTTATACGAGAATATCTATATTTATTACAAAAATTTAAGCCTCAGCCTTACTCTGGGCCTCAAGCAGTTTTTTGTGGACATACTGATTAATCTCACGTTCTTCCAAAACCCCCAGGGCTCTTCCTTCTTTATCCAGAATAGGTATCGCATCAAGGTTTGCCTGTCTTAGCTTTCTTGCAGCATCTGCAAGGCTGAGCTCGGGCTCTATGTGCTGAGATAGCGGAGTAAGAATGTCCTCTGCAAGTATAAAGTTTTGAAGCTCCGGCTCTGCA is a window encoding:
- a CDS encoding chemotaxis response regulator protein-glutamate methylesterase; the protein is MAEGRIKVLIVDDSALMRSLISKILDETNDIIVVGTAMHGGFAMDKIPKLKPDVIVLDLEMPKVDGLEFLRRRKEAGIDIPVVILSSRAEKGAKITMDALALGASDFITKPSGPISPDIHVVAETLQEMVRGYGRKYRRQRGDAAFNKMTAPPRRMAETAPPVSRVVSGQELGFISISPKIKQKKESITPLRKPDIPEVLAIGVSTGGPSAVRFLLSKLDEDFSLPVLLVQHMPPGFTKEFAESLDRHCAVTVTEAVNGDKLEPGHVYVAPGDYHLFAEQRGSEVFVGLSKDPPVNGHRPSADVLFESVARIYQNRSISVIMTGMGRDGARMIGEVYRQGGITIGQDEESCVVYGMPRAASELGVLHMELPLEDIPVVINKLASKAKK
- a CDS encoding protein-glutamate O-methyltransferase CheR, producing MSFLSDELFKKYSDFIYNESGITFNSNNRAVLESRIKDRLRVTGLSTPEEYYNKVVSSKDETRDFLDSVTTNLTRFFRNNAHWDIFINHVVPDIIEYKKKRGERHINIWSAGCSTGEEPYTIAMLLSELLPSEFDFKIIGSDISLTVLLVAREGFYNDAKVAGIPDKYLEKYFEKVEKGYHIKGFIREKIQFDYHNLKNDSGLRNMDIVFCRNVLIYFDEAAQKATINRLWDSMGSYSYLFIGHSESLFGMNTGFEFVKTDWGSVYRKRV
- a CDS encoding CTP synthase; this translates as MGKYIFVTGGVCSSLGKGIAASSIGSLLELRGLTVRMIKIDPYLNVDAGTMSPFQHGEVYVTDDGAETDLDLGNYARFTHSPLSRDNSITTGQIYQETIRMEREGRFLGRTVQVIPHITDRIKHRIKSIGDSSDTDITIVEVGGTVGDIESFPFLEAERQMIHEKGHNKVLSIHLTLVPMVSGGELKTKPTQHSVKEMQGIGIQPDILLCRAPHILDDDMRKKIALFTNVEPGAVISAYDVEHTIYQIPIIFKEQRLDDIILEKLGIEAKQPDLSQWERVVQVFSSSEEKVTIGFVGKYIDLGDAYKSVDEALYHGGIANNCKVELKKIDAELLEKSDNLEAYFKNVDAIIVPGGFGQRGIEGMIRTAEWARKNNIPYLGICLGMQIMVIEYARNVLGLKEADSTEFSPSTPHPVVSLLEEQIDITMMGGTMRLGKYTAELAENSKLREIYKSNIIEERHRHRYEFSNKYREQLSAAGMKIAGICPDNNLVEAVEWEGHPWGIGVQFHPEFKSRPMEPHPLFAGFIGAALENKRNKKSMELF
- the lptC gene encoding LPS export ABC transporter periplasmic protein LptC → MNKYLFPVLITLITASCSFDYSEAQWEKEGEEYPGLVINNFRHTVVRNSNILAKIQAEEAKEYRESNILVLSQVYFAELDDKGKITREATADQGKYNKATEDIEITGKVILKDFSENFTLEGHNLSYSKNNHTIKAPEETEISIKKENYYITGKGFSADTKEMKINFDKKPEGHYEEN
- a CDS encoding LptA/OstA family protein, translating into MKRTSLITVFILTTSTLIFAEDFFFSADNLEATLAKGKEKTILSGNAIVNAGSKKMTADKIELSGTDFRYVRCIGNVRFSDSEDGILIQAQQLFFDRDKELSHIEGNIILEDKKNNTVIKAEIIDYDQKNKQAFIQINVRLFKEDITGRSEFAKYNRDKKILTLSGSPILYKGEDKYSAERVIVDLETKDVTMEGKIEGQIIQKKKSENTSQGEN
- the lptB gene encoding LPS export ABC transporter ATP-binding protein, encoding MNTHTLGAENLIKRFGKKTVVNGASIEMKTGEIVGLLGPNGAGKTTIFYMIVGFLKPDRGRVFFDHHDISKLPMYKRARLGISYLPQEASVFRRLTVEENIKAILEARGDLDKKEIEEKLTSLLDEMGITHIKKQKAYTLSGGERRRTEIARALAIEPNFLLLDEPFVGIDPIAVYEIKEIIKQLSRKNIGILITDHNARDTLEITSRSYIIDKGTILVEGDSKYISEHSHVREIYLGKNFEL
- a CDS encoding aldose 1-epimerase, translating into MSNSGRIERLPSFVELGGDWLPRLVLVPELGGMIRQIEFIREGRPFPVLHDDSDEELVANPWFRGRFLFPFNDRIPDGKYTWDDVQYQLEINEERDAIHGFLYRQSMERISSSKSPSAQWIRLFYQTDGTHPGYPFLLKLVITYQVSPDRVDIQVDIKNTGKTSAPLTFGWHPYFSLPGTKKIDDVILTIPASKYAETDARFCATGVLRSVENTRYDFRKGRNLGEYDYDMFLACPSGWASLETPFCMLRIEFNGELLKGFQLFVPPDRTSVALEPVTAPANTFNHPELGLIALGPGKSISSQIHLAMYFKET
- a CDS encoding PIG-L family deacetylase gives rise to the protein MLKSRNPKTGEVIRESVPDKHFKDWQGRDEKWLFISPHDDDVIIGGALLIQWALMNKVSVDVLIVTDGSMGYCTEEQRDNIKEIRRKETNAAFALLGVDEVKWLGFPDGGLRLYQGRRAAQKDEAAAIAGYVGLQNSFTYWFRKLKPTRVFIMADSDYHPDHKVAHEEAIISLFHANNQIWPELGKGRDFFPAVYELAAYCDFVSPPTIEICARTEMFNKKLKSIKAFSSQEEIIAPLVRILEDRGPYEYVREFDFKLYDPQVYKALFE
- a CDS encoding SIS domain-containing protein, with the protein product MKRDDKRYTQFSLVKEMAETAFVVKNFPYDRVTGYPLDYNRVLLTGEGSSRIFPAKQLRAKALRSGFGQVFITDGATQSKEYMLDNTSVFVASNSGKTAEGVGLLKYMQENNIKASTCAVVAHDNTPIADMCDSKYILGCGNEEAVAATKSVVEQALFYDVLFSAKNNKPFTKGDELSELIDKVLWTELDEDFVRMVADAPMLYFAGRNDGVAEELTLKTNEITRKKSDFLEGTYAVHGIEEVMNPEETLILIEPFVELEEKVKKALADGVGINVVAIASRETMFPTFVIPDAGELNPYLLLVAGWNLLVEAGVRLDINLDKPQRARKIGNEFTG
- a CDS encoding diphosphate--fructose-6-phosphate 1-phosphotransferase → MKGNALVGQSGGPTAVINASLLGVVEAALSQSDIGHVYGMKYGIEGFMAGELVDFGTFDRGHLKKLKHTPGSALGSTRKKLTDDDLPTIKELLEKHNIRYFFLIGGNDTMDTINRVEQYCRSVGYELRGVGVSKTVDNDLFGTDHTPGFPSAARYVALSVLQGGRLAADMQRVDKFVVHQTVGRDAGWLAASAALAKKREQDAPHLIYIPERPLVRDKVITEVEDVIARYGWCSIVIGEGALWDDGTPVSATQVTDSFKNPEFGAMGGASAALSLHKLIRESLGVRGEFQITESLPMCASDRVSLIDREEAYSCGQTAVNYAMAGKSGVMVTIERLSSVPYKWGHGEIALSEVARKTKPMPDEFIAESGSYVTDAFIDYLAPLVGELEDYAVLF